TGCGCGGCTCCTCGGGGCGAGCTGTTGCAGCTACTGCTATGAATGGGcagtcaaatgttataaaaaatgtggactttgacagcgctctctcagatcaaagagtttcggatcattttatccttAATAAGAACACTAAAATTCGAAATACCGGTGGTTGAATTATGCCGCTGCCGTTGGCTGTCATTCAAGCCGTCGTCAGCGATTTCCATTCAGCTGCCGAATGTAATAGATTGTATGGGAGTTGCCATTACAGATTTCTTAGCGGAAATTAACGTTaccaatttaaattgaaaatatttctattttttcttactttactttcgaatttattatatttttaatgattatttGTGCCActttacacacagactctttgTAACCCAAATCGGTTTATTGttgggacgacgaggaaagacgaagggaccgtgccactcgggttcgggtggcacgctttgtgttcttggacggcttttacacacagactcttttgacccctcgttttcggcaaattctcttttggtgtcgctctgtgcattcacacgggcaaaaagagtccagcaactcgagtctggtatttctgcattccttttcacaaaattttcataaatatttgtgcggttcgactgcgcaacacttagagcgtgttgcatatttcatttgtatattgcgatgatggtcacacattttgcttgcaatgaattaccatgaatatggtagaacaatatgcataatacctacccgcttaatagttttaaagatatacttaagacgggaattctctaatccaccagaatgtattgaatatccgctactaatattttcaaggccaaatttataacaggaatttcctaatctttaagtattgaaaattcataatttctttactccataacctatgtcttaattttctccttacaatttttcaaaatatttctattgacctatgcatacatatttatattttgaaatttgaattctgttatctattttttgtatgtaatatataaaaaatgtaaataaggagaaaattaagatgcacaaaattcaatattaatttttaataacataccgcaaaaccgcaaataatttagttcgaatattattttatttaaaacaagaattgtaactaattcaaggatgttttataataaacagaaaaatatatggaataaaaaaattatgggaccttaatatttaatgaatacgaaatttctgttataaatttggccttgaaaatattagtagcgggtattcaatacattctggtggattatgGAGTTCccgacttaagtatttctttgaaattattatgcatattgttctaccatattcatggtaattcattgcaagcaaaatgtgagaccatcatcccaacatacaaatgaaatatgcaacacggtctaagtgttgcgcagtcgaaccgcacaaatatttgcgaaaattttatgaaaaggaatgacagaaaaactcgatttaagttgctggactctttctgctcgtgtgaatgcacagagcgacatcaaaagagaatttgccgataatgagggTCAACAGAGTCCCAATGTAGAAGCACACTTTGCTAATTAATAAGGTGCTAAggcataatttatatataacatacaaatttataaataaaatatatgcatattagattaagtatataataaaatattatcaaatatacatatattttatatgtatatatatatataataacatattataaaaatattaataaaatagtatataccaataacataatgcatatattttatttataaatttgtacgCTATATATAAATTATGCCTTAGCACCTTATTAATTGGCAAATAATCGTTAACTTCTGCTAACAAATCTGTAATGGCAACTCCTTTTTTCAGCACACACTCCATACAATCTATTACATTCGGCAGCTGAATGGAAATCGCTGACGACGGCTTGAACGACAGCTAACGGCAGCGGCATAATTCAGCCACCGGCATTTCGAATTTTAGTGTTCTTTTTGAAGgacatttttacaattttcctaATTTTCTTTGAGTTCCGTTATTTATGTTtaactaatattaattattactgACTGAAGTAGTGCCTAAGATAAAAAGAAGCTAATTAAACAAACATCTGCATATCCAATAATTTGAAGGTGGATAAATCGATACACGATGGagggtaaaaataaaattagttcaaTGGGCGATGTTGATAATGTGCGTGTGGCGGTACGCATACGGCCACTTGTGCCTTCGGAACGTGACCGTGGTTGCCAGGAGGCTGTAGAACGTGTCGGTGAATCTCCGCAAGTGATTGTGAATCGCTCGGATGCATTCTCTTTCAATTATGTATTCGATGCACGTGAtacccaaaaatatatatatgatgagATCGTAACGGCTCTATTAGATAAATTCTTCTCAGGATTTAATGCCACAATACTGGCTTATGGCCAGACTGGTTCTGGCAAGACTCATACTATGGGTACGGCATTTGATGGAGAATTGGATGAAAATGCTGGCATTATACCACGTATTATGAGCGATATTTTTGAACGAATCAAAAATTTAGCCAATGAATGTGATTTTGTGGTAAAGTGTTCGTTTATGGAACTATATCAGGAACAACTATATGATTTATTATCACATCAGCCGCGAGAACAGGCTGTAGTTGAAATGCGTGAAAATCGCAATGGCGTTATTATGCCAGGCTTAACAGAAATGTTAGTTTCGTCGGTGAGCGAAACAACTGATTGCCTGTTGCGCGGCTCCTCAGGGCGAGCTGTTGCAGCTACTGCCATGAATGAGCAGTCATCGCGGTCGCATGCAATTTTCACAATCACCGTCGAGGCCACGAAAAACGATGAGATGTATGTACAAATTTGACATTGTGTTTACTCATTTACTAAacaattttgaaacaatttttgcaGGCGCACAGTAACCACATCAAAATTCCATTTAGTTGATTTGGCGGGTTCGGAGCGTTCCAAGAAAACTCAAGCCACAGGTGATCGTTTCAAAGAAGGCGTTAAAATTAATCAGGGTCTGTTAGCGTTGGGAAATGTTATATCAGCACTTGgttgtaagtaaataaaatatgctcGCGCGTAGTTGTTGTATTTCGGCGTAACACTAATGGTTTGTGTAGTTAGAATCTAGCACTAACATAAAGTAATTATAAATGATattggaaatatatttaattgaaaactatataaattaaaaaatattaattaaattaaatttttttcagctgGTCAAGGTTCAGGATTCGTGCGTTACCGCGACTCAAAGCTGACACGTCTGTTGCAAGACTCCCTTGGCGGCAATTCGATCACACTAATGATAGCCTGCGTCAGTCCGGCAGACTACAATGTCGCCGAGACGTTAAGTACCCTACGCTATGCAGACCGcgcacgtcaaataaaaaataaaccaatCGTTAACCAAGACCCACATGCTGCAGAGATAAATCACCTTAAGGGCATTATACAAAAGTTACGCGTTGAACTATTGGCAGCAACCGGCGGCAATGCACAAATGAGTAGCTCACTAAATGTCGCATTACAGAGCATACCAGCGCCACCAGgtgccgctactgccattgtaAACACAAGCGGTGAGATGGTTAAGAAATATCAAATACTCCAAGAAAAATACCACACCTTGCAACGACAGTTCCAGGCGACACTGCTCGACGTGGCTGAGCACGAAATGCGTGCACACATTACGGAGGAGGCGCATGAGAAGCTTACGTTGAAAATGAGCGAGCTAAAAGTCATTGCAAACGAGTTGGGCAGCAGCTATAAAGTAAATGCTCCGTTGGAAGAGCAAGAAAATACTGCTGAGCGCATCAAACAATTAAATCAATTGGTTGATGGGCTCGATGTGGAGTTGGAGCGCACACAAACCGAAATAGAAAACCATAAACGTGAAACGCTTAATGGCAGTGTTGGCAGCGGCGAAGAAGAAGATGCCAGTAGTGCGCTGTTGGAAGTACGCTCACAAATGCAAGAGCAAGCCGATGCCTACACCAATATACAAATGGATTATAAGGAACAATTGCGACGCATTAATCGCGAATTAAACCTCAAAGAGGAGCTGCATCAACGTGTCGCCGGTAATTTGGTGAAATTTTGTACGCTGGAAGATAACACCGAAGAAAAGTTTAAGGAATGTGAGAAAAAGATACAAGAGCTGGAAGATGAGAGAAACCAATTGCTGGACAAACTGCGGCATGTAAAAGAAAATGCCTCCGCCAAATTGGCAGAGGAACGGCGCAAACGCTTACAAACGCTCGAACATGAGATTAGCGATATGAAGCGCAAGAACACACAGCAAGCCAAGTTGTTGAAAGTGCGTGAGAAGGAGACGCAAAAGATACAGAATCTACACACTGAAATACAAGCCATGAAAGAGTCTAAAGTAAAGCTGATACGCGCAATGCGCCAAGAATCGGAGAACTTCCGTCAATGGAAAATGTCGCGCGAAAAGGAATTGATACAGTTGCGCAACAAAGACCGCAAGCTAAAGAACGAAATGGCCCGCAAGGAGGCGCTGCACACCAAGCAACGCAACGTCTTGAAACGCAAGTGCGAGGAAGCGCTTGCCATTAACAAACGGTATTATTTctctattaaattttctttcaaatatgaTTGTGAATAATGTACTTCTACCGTTTTTAGACTCAAAGATGCACTGGACAGACAACGTGTGGCACAGTCTCAGCGCCAGAAACCACAAACGGCAAAAGATGCAAATACGGCGAGCAACAAGATCGAACAGGTCATCTCCTGGGTGGAACGCGAATTAGAGGTAATTGTAACGTTCATCGATGCAGAACATTCGCTTGAACAGTTAATGGAAGATCGCGTGATCATTAGTACTCGCATTGCGGAACTACAAAAGCAGTCACCGGAAGCGGGCAGTGGCGCAGCACAAGAATTGGACACACTGCGCGAAGATCTAGAAATGCGCAATGCACAGATAACCGATTTGCAGCAGAAGGTTTGCACCATAGATTTGGAATCGCGCATGCGCAGCCTCGCCGAGGGCATACAAAGTGTGTCAGAGGCGCGTGCTGTGCTACGCAAAGTCCTCAAATCGATTTCCGATATGCGACGCGAACATGCCGTTCGCATGCAGGAACAAAAAATCGCCTTGGACGAGCAGATTGCGTTGCGTGAGGCAGCGGATCAAACGAGTACAGTAGCAGCGAAGCGCATGCGTCTCATCGAGTTAGAACACGAAGAGGCCATAGCCGAACGTGAGAACACATATGAAGAGAAGATAGCCGTGCTGTTGAGGGAATTGCATAATGCGCCACAGTTGGCCGTAGGTACAGGTGATGCGCTAACACCAGAGCAAGAGGAGCGTATGAAAATCCAAGAGGAGCAATTAAACAAAATGGACACATTGCGCGAAGAATTGGAATACTATAAGAATTTGGTTAACGAATTACAGCAGGCGGTGCAAGCGAAGGGTACACGCAAAAAAGAGGTTTTCAAGAAGGTGAGCAAATGGCTGCACAGGGGGTTGACGCACACAAATTAGAGATGAGTATGAGTATCGTTATTGTTTGCAGCAGGTAATAAAACAAGAAACCATTGAGCTTGATGAGGACGGTGATGATGCTGATGCTATATCGCTTTCAAGTGAGCCCGATTATGACGACTCTGATGATCCGGACTGGGCCAAAACGCCGGGCTACAAACGTAGAAATCGACACGCCGTAAGCCAAACGTGTTAACTTTTCATTATCCTTTAGAAATTAACTTCACAATTGTCTATATTCTACAAAATGCAGCGTCTGACAACTAGCCGTAACACTAGTACAGAAAATGACACATTCACCACAGCTACCAGTCATCCTGAGCGCAAGCATAATACCACCAAGCGAAAGATGGGCGGCTGTAAGTGTCGCAAGGATTGCATAAACAAGCGTTGCGGTTGCTTTTCACTCGGCGATAAATGCTCGTCGAAATGCCACTGTGGCGACGCTTGCAAAAATGGCAAACGTTCCGCGGACAATGACGGCAAAGAGAACGAGGAGTGTGGTGCTAGCGATGACAATAATCATAGTGCGTCGCAAGCCGCTGATCGCTCATTGGAACGTACACCGCCGAAAGAGAACCTTACCGGTAGCAATGACGTAAACAAAGATGCTGAATCTATATTTGTGAAGCCCAACCACGCATATCTCACACCGAAAATGGCCAGGTAATAGTTGCAtgacatttgttgttgctttatgtATTAAAACTGCACAtgctttcattattatttcatcCGAAATTAGTGCTTGTTGATCGTTAACATATGGCCAGCTTTGCATAGTTGGTCTTTTGTTTGACTGCAGAATTCTGTGGACGCCATTTATTAGTATCTAACACGAATATTTCTGCtaccaataacaaaaaagtgcGTTTTCTTATTTAATACTAGCTGCATGTATATATCAAATGGCTTTCACTTACAATAATTTCTGGGCATAAACTACAGagttcaatttgtttttgttttatagatTTCTCGACTTATTctcatttcaaattttatttcattcgtGCTTTTTACTTGGTATGTATTATTAATTACTCTCTTTGGCTGATCGTAGTACGTTTGGGGTTTGAAGGATAATTTGCTGTCATTGCATGATtctatatttgtttgttgttttctatatttatttgttgttttctatatttatttattttttttttcaaaggatTTAAGAAGTTGTCTGTTTTTCTGAATGTTTAGATTTTGTAAATATAGAAATGGCTATTTTTATAGcagtttttatgaattttcacCACCGCTCCATTTTTTAAAGCTGAAAAATCgtattaaatttctaaaatacgATTTGAATGTAAGTGCATTCTTATTTTAAACCTTATCCTGCGAAATGAGCGTTATCTAAATTTGTTGTACTCAAAATTTCCCCTAAATTTCCCTTAAATCTTctctaaattttcaaaacttttttaaaatttcaaaacttctctaaattttcaaaatgttcaCTAAACTTGTTAAgttcattataaattttaaattctcgaACAATTCATAATGGAATTTTAGgaaaagcttttaaatttatCGGCTTATTTGGAGAAGTGTGAAGTGCTAGaaaattattgcatattttttaggTGCTTGGCATTATTGGCTACTTAGCGAGTTGAGTCAAAAACACTTGCTGAagacagagaatgttaatgaatagagaaggagcaaatgttagctgtactaaaatgttatttacgatgagggaacattgAAAACGCACaagttctaaaataaaattttaccatCCTATCAGGCGAGGCAATGCATTACACCActttataagcaaaatgtatatacatgcatatgcacagatgttctttggtatgcgcataaacaaaaatttaaataataacgaaagaaattgacttctgaaaagaaaacattatataaataatgagggaaataatatgaaaatagaattcaaatatcatttaataaaaaagggttataaaaataaaaaaagagtatataacaagtaaggaagggctaagttcggatgtaaccgaacattttatactctcgcaaagtcaaatggtatactcgtttgagatttctttgtggattgactgatattttcggtagaaggtcaactataggcactggggtccacatatttagtacttaggggcttgaacagttttggttcgatttagagaatttttggccacaaagtggcatactttgatcgcattattcacgcaaagttttatcagatggaatttaaaatggtgtcatatggaaaataggcgtggttgtaatccgatttcgcccattttcgcactatgacatagaaacataaaaagaacgttacgcaccgaatttggttgaaatcggttaagcagatctcaagatatgggttttcagctaaaagtgggctgtgccacgcccactgtctaattttgaacgcggttcctataaagtcatcttataccatctcagagataaaatttaatgtctctggcgtgtttagtgcttgatttatcgcgcttttagtagtttttaacagtaccgttatatggggagtgggcggagttgccacccgatttcaactattttcacaccgtcaatagaagtgctaaaaacatttgcttctagtgaattttgttattatagcattagcggtttaggagatatgcacattaaacctattagaggcgggaccacgcccactttttaaaaaaaagttttaactgcagatgcccctccttaatgtgattctgtgtaccaaacaacagtcttgtatcttattgcggagcttagttatggcaagttatttgtttttgattaatggcgttttgtgggagtggcagtggtccgattacgcccatctgcaataccaaccgtctcacggtaccaagaaacatgtctaccaagttttataaagatatctcaatttttactcaagttagagcttgcacggacggacggacggacggacagacagtcacccggatttcaactcgtctcttcatcctgatcatttatatatatataaccctatatctaactcgattagttttaggtgatacaaacaaccgttaggtgaacaaaactattatactctgtagcaacaggttgcgagagtataaaaatatctggtaggatttgaacttaggcaaaatatttcacgttgcaataaagaagtgtgctatacaagcagcaccacagacgatattCCAGCAAtattgtctaatctgtgaactcaaacagctattgttgtttacttgccttccttcattcgcatgtccaaatatatttgcatatattatatgtacacatatgtatattccttaaaatgtctttcgcaaaaaatcaaatattcgcgcgagtgacaaaaaaacgtagacgcaccatcatcggccaataatattcaagcgaactcgcggcttattttctaagtatttcatattacaacgacaacaaattcattcataaggaacgtgcgtctacttcaaagcaaagtgcgttcgttcataactctgcgccgcgctattttttctgtgcgcctggtaaaccacatttggttttcgtatggaattcctaccgcaaatgcgtttaatgaatgaatgaaattgaatttgaatggtttcagttaaacgagaaaaattcaattttacaatttcacTGTgacactgaaaatcctaccactcccctcgcatttgtattttgcccacaagctgcctcCCGACGATGCTAAatatcagaaattgaagaatttgtctgatgttc
The sequence above is drawn from the Bactrocera oleae isolate idBacOlea1 chromosome 5, idBacOlea1, whole genome shotgun sequence genome and encodes:
- the Klp3A gene encoding chromosome-associated kinesin KIF4A isoform X2 produces the protein MEGKNKISSMGDVDNVRVAVRIRPLVPSERDRGCQEAVERVGESPQVIVNRSDAFSFNYVFDARDTQKYIYDEIVTALLDKFFSGFNATILAYGQTGSGKTHTMGTAFDGELDENAGIIPRIMSDIFERIKNLANECDFVVKCSFMELYQEQLYDLLSHQPREQAVVEMRENRNGVIMPGLTEMLVSSVSETTDCLLRGSSGRAVAATAMNEQSSRSHAIFTITVEATKNDEMRTVTTSKFHLVDLAGSERSKKTQATGDRFKEGVKINQGLLALGNVISALGSGQGSGFVRYRDSKLTRLLQDSLGGNSITLMIACVSPADYNVAETLSTLRYADRARQIKNKPIVNQDPHAAEINHLKGIIQKLRVELLAATGGNAQMSSSLNVALQSIPAPPGAATAIVNTSGEMVKKYQILQEKYHTLQRQFQATLLDVAEHEMRAHITEEAHEKLTLKMSELKVIANELGSSYKVNAPLEEQENTAERIKQLNQLVDGLDVELERTQTEIENHKRETLNGSVGSGEEEDASSALLEVRSQMQEQADAYTNIQMDYKEQLRRINRELNLKEELHQRVAGNLVKFCTLEDNTEEKFKECEKKIQELEDERNQLLDKLRHVKENASAKLAEERRKRLQTLEHEISDMKRKNTQQAKLLKVREKETQKIQNLHTEIQAMKESKVKLIRAMRQESENFRQWKMSREKELIQLRNKDRKLKNEMARKEALHTKQRNVLKRKCEEALAINKRLKDALDRQRVAQSQRQKPQTAKDANTASNKIEQVISWVERELEVIVTFIDAEHSLEQLMEDRVIISTRIAELQKQSPEAGSGAAQELDTLREDLEMRNAQITDLQQKVCTIDLESRMRSLAEGIQSVSEARAVLRKVLKSISDMRREHAVRMQEQKIALDEQIALREAADQTSTVAAKRMRLIELEHEEAIAERENTYEEKIAVLLRELHNAPQLAVGTGDALTPEQEERMKIQEEQLNKMDTLREELEYYKNLVNELQQAVQAKGTRKKEVFKKVIKQETIELDEDGDDADAISLSSEPDYDDSDDPDWAKTPGYKRRNRHARLTTSRNTSTENDTFTTATSHPERKHNTTKRKMGGCKCRKDCINKRCGCFSLGDKCSSKCHCGDACKNGKRSADNDGKENEECGASDDNNHSASQAADRSLERTPPKENLTGSNDVNKDAESIFVKPNHAYLTPKMARLSTISFDLPSAKKKFFE
- the Klp3A gene encoding chromosome-associated kinesin KIF4A isoform X1, giving the protein MEGKNKISSMGDVDNVRVAVRIRPLVPSERDRGCQEAVERVGESPQVIVNRSDAFSFNYVFDARDTQKYIYDEIVTALLDKFFSGFNATILAYGQTGSGKTHTMGTAFDGELDENAGIIPRIMSDIFERIKNLANECDFVVKCSFMELYQEQLYDLLSHQPREQAVVEMRENRNGVIMPGLTEMLVSSVSETTDCLLRGSSGRAVAATAMNEQSSRSHAIFTITVEATKNDEMRTVTTSKFHLVDLAGSERSKKTQATGDRFKEGVKINQGLLALGNVISALGSGQGSGFVRYRDSKLTRLLQDSLGGNSITLMIACVSPADYNVAETLSTLRYADRARQIKNKPIVNQDPHAAEINHLKGIIQKLRVELLAATGGNAQMSSSLNVALQSIPAPPGAATAIVNTSGEMVKKYQILQEKYHTLQRQFQATLLDVAEHEMRAHITEEAHEKLTLKMSELKVIANELGSSYKVNAPLEEQENTAERIKQLNQLVDGLDVELERTQTEIENHKRETLNGSVGSGEEEDASSALLEVRSQMQEQADAYTNIQMDYKEQLRRINRELNLKEELHQRVAGNLVKFCTLEDNTEEKFKECEKKIQELEDERNQLLDKLRHVKENASAKLAEERRKRLQTLEHEISDMKRKNTQQAKLLKVREKETQKIQNLHTEIQAMKESKVKLIRAMRQESENFRQWKMSREKELIQLRNKDRKLKNEMARKEALHTKQRNVLKRKCEEALAINKRLKDALDRQRVAQSQRQKPQTAKDANTASNKIEQVISWVERELEVIVTFIDAEHSLEQLMEDRVIISTRIAELQKQSPEAGSGAAQELDTLREDLEMRNAQITDLQQKVCTIDLESRMRSLAEGIQSVSEARAVLRKVLKSISDMRREHAVRMQEQKIALDEQIALREAADQTSTVAAKRMRLIELEHEEAIAERENTYEEKIAVLLRELHNAPQLAVGTGDALTPEQEERMKIQEEQLNKMDTLREELEYYKNLVNELQQAVQAKGTRKKEVFKKQVIKQETIELDEDGDDADAISLSSEPDYDDSDDPDWAKTPGYKRRNRHARLTTSRNTSTENDTFTTATSHPERKHNTTKRKMGGCKCRKDCINKRCGCFSLGDKCSSKCHCGDACKNGKRSADNDGKENEECGASDDNNHSASQAADRSLERTPPKENLTGSNDVNKDAESIFVKPNHAYLTPKMARLSTISFDLPSAKKKFFE